Sequence from the Candidatus Binatia bacterium genome:
GAGCGCCGCCGCGGTCTCGGGCGGCACGCGATAGGGCTCCGGGTCGAGCGCGTGCTCGGCCGGATCTTCGGTCGCGACGGGACGGAACGTTCCGGGGCCCACGTGGAGCGTCACCGCCGCGATCGCCGCTCCGCGGTCGCGGCAGGCCCGGAGCGTCGCCTCGGTGAAATGGAGTCCCGCCGTCGGCGCGGCGACCGAACCGGGCTCGCGCGCATAGACCGTCTGATACCGCTCACGGTCCTCGGGCTCGTCCGCCCGGTCGATGTAGGGGGGAATGGGCACGTGTCCCACGCGCGCGAGCCAGCTCTCGAACGGAAGCGCCCCGTGAGGGCGGAACGCCACGCGGCGGGCACCGCGCTCCCCGACCCCGGAGACGACCGCGCTCCACGCGGGATCGGCGAACGCGAGCGGGAGTCCCGGGCGAAGGCGGCGCGCGGGCCGGGCCAGCGCGAGCCACGCCCGCTCGCCGGGGACGATGGGCGAGGGCGGCTCTTCTCTCACCAGGAGCAGCTCGACGTCGCGGGGTGAGGCGCAGCCGGCCTCGCGTGGCAGGCGAGCGAAGAGCCGCGCGGGGATCACGCGCGTGTCATTGACGACGAGAAGGTCGCCCGGGCGAAGGTAGCCGGGAAGATC
This genomic interval carries:
- the queA gene encoding tRNA preQ1(34) S-adenosylmethionine ribosyltransferase-isomerase QueA, translated to MNAGPLRTSDFDYSLPADRIAQHPSAERDESRLLVLPRAADHDAPGANPAPAIEHRRFRDLPGYLRPGDLLVVNDTRVIPARLFARLPREAGCASPRDVELLLVREEPPSPIVPGERAWLALARPARRLRPGLPLAFADPAWSAVVSGVGERGARRVAFRPHGALPFESWLARVGHVPIPPYIDRADEPEDRERYQTVYAREPGSVAAPTAGLHFTEATLRACRDRGAAIAAVTLHVGPGTFRPVATEDPAEHALDPEPYRVPPETAAALHAARSAGGRVIAVGTTAVRALESWARDGEPAGGDWRDTSLFVLPGFEFRVVAGMVTNFHLPKSSLLFLVSALAGRERVLAAYEEAVREGYRFYSYGDAMLIL